In the genome of Globicephala melas chromosome 7, mGloMel1.2, whole genome shotgun sequence, one region contains:
- the SFT2D3 gene encoding vesicle transport protein SFT2C: MADLHRQLQEYLAQGKAGGPAAAEPLLDAGEAEEPTAGAGPAGAWLGRAGLRWTWARNSAEPTTAAGPTCMPSVTRAQRLAASGVCLLLAALCFGLAALYAPVLLLRARKFALLWSLGSVLALAGGTLLRGGAACGRLLRGEEAPSRPALLYVAALGATLYAALGLRSTLLTALGACAQVAALLAVLLGLLPRGAGTALRMALRRLGPGATLTKALPV; the protein is encoded by the coding sequence ATGGCGGACCTCCACCGCCAACTGCAGGAGTATCTGGCGCAGGGGAAAGCGGGCGGGCCGGCAGCCGCCGAGCCGCTCCTCGACGCGGGAGAGGCAGAGGAGCCCACGGCCGGggccgggccggcgggggcgTGGCTCGGCCGCGCGGGCCTGCGCTGGACGTGGGCGCGGAACTCCGCGGAGCCGACGACGGCGGCGGGACCGACGTGCATGCCGAGCGTGACGCGCGCTCAGCGGCTGGCGGCGAGCGGCGTGTGCTTGCTGCTGGCCGCGCTCTGCTTCGGCCTGGCCGCACTCTACGCCCCAGTGTTGCTGTTGCGCGCCCGCAAGTTCGCGCTGCTGTGGTCGCTGGGCTCGGTGCTGGCGCTAGCGGGCGGCACGCTCCTGCGAGGCGGTGCGGCGTGCGGACGCCTGCTGCGCGGCGAGGAGGCGCCGTCGCGGCCCGCGCTGCTCTACGTGGCCGCGCTGGGCGCTACGCTGTACGCGGCGCTGGGTCTGCGCAGCACGTTGCTCACGGCGCTGGGCGCCTGCGCGCAGGTGGCTGCGCTGCTCGCCGTGCTGTTGGGTTTGCTGCCCCGCGGCGCGGGCACCGCGCTGCGCATGGCGCTTCGGCGCCTGGGACCGGGCGCCACCCTCACCAAGGCGCTCCCCGTGTGA